In Canis lupus familiaris isolate Mischka breed German Shepherd chromosome 23, alternate assembly UU_Cfam_GSD_1.0, whole genome shotgun sequence, the following are encoded in one genomic region:
- the EPM2AIP1 gene encoding EPM2A-interacting protein 1 produces MWMTPKRSKMEVDESRVFRAEWTQRYLVVEPPEGEGALCLVCRRLVVATRERDVRRHYEAEHDYYERYVAEGERAALVERLRQGDLPVVAPLTPEERAARAGLGLARLLALKGRGWGEGDFVYQCMEVMLRDVLPDHVGVLDGVDLSPEVTRQRVLNINKNLRSQLFDRAKDFKAYSLALDDQAFVAYENYLLVFVRGVGQDLEVQEELLTIINLTRHFSVGALMAAILEALQTAGLSLQRMVGLTTTHTLRMIGENSGLVSYMREKAVSPNCWNVIHYSGFLHLELLSSYDVDVNQIINTISEWIVLIKTRGVRRPEFQALLTESESEHGERVNGRCLNNWLRRGKTLKLIFSLRKEIEAFLVSIGATTVHFTDKQWLCDFGFLVDIMDHLRELSELLRVSKVFAAAAFDHICTFEVKLNLLQRHIEEKNLTHFAAFREVVDELKQHLKEDQKIFDPDRYQVVICRLQKEFERHFKDLRFIKKDLELFANPFNFKPEYAPISVRVELTKLQANTNLWNEYRVKDLGQFYAGLSAESYPIIKGVACKVASLFDSNEICEKAFSYLTRNQHTLSQPLTDEHLHALFRIATTEIEPHWDDLVRGRNESNP; encoded by the coding sequence ATGTGGATGACGCCCAAGAGGAGCAAGATGGAAGTCGACGAATCTCGCGTTTTCCGAGCCGAGTGGACCCAGCGCTACTTGGTGGTGGAGCccccggagggggagggggccctgtGCCTGGTCTGCCGCCGCCTGGTCGTGGCCACCCGCGAGCGCGACGTCCGGCGCCACTACGAGGCCGAGCACGACTACTACGAGCGGTATGTGGCGGAGGGCGAGCGCGCGGCGCTGGTGGAGCGTCTGCGGCAGGGCGACTTGCCGGTGGTCGCCCCGCTCACCCCCGAGGAGAGGGCTGCCCGCGCAGGCCTCGGGCTCGCCCGCCTCCTGGCCTTGAAGGGTCGCGGCTGGGGCGAAGGGGACTTCGTGTACCAGTGCATGGAAGTGATGCTGAGGGATGTCCTGCCCGATCACGTAGGCGTCCTGGATGGTGTGGACTTATCTCCGGAGGTCACGCGGCAGAGGGTCCTGAACATTAACAAGAACCTACGCAGCCAGCTCTTCGACAGAGCCAAGGACTTCAAGGCCTATTCCCTTGCCTTGGACGACCAGGCCTTTGTGGCCTACGAGAACTACCTGCTGGTCTTTGTCCGCGGCGTGGGCCAGGACTTGGAGGTGCAAGAGGAGCTTCTGACCATCATCAACCTGACTCGCCACTTCAGCGTTGGTGCCCTCATGGCGGCCATCCTTGAGGCCCTGCAGACCGCAGGGCTTAGCTTGCAGCGAATGGTTGGACTGACCACGACCCACACTCTGAGGATGATCGGTGAGAACTCGGGACTGGTGTCGTACATGAGGGAGAAGGCTGTAAGCCCCAACTGTTGGAATGTTATCCATTATTCAGGATTCCTGCACTTGGAACTGCTGAGCTCCTACGATGTAGACGTAAATCAGATCATAAATACTATCTCAGAATGGATAGTTTTGATTAAGACCAGAGGTGTTAGGCGCCCCGAATTTCAGGCTTTACTGACTGAATCTGAATCGGAGCATGGCGAAAGGGTTAATGGACGATGCCTGAACAATTGGCTTAGAAGGGGGAAAACTCTAAAACTAATATTTTCCCTGCGGAAAGAGATAGAAGCATTCTTGGTGTCAATAGGGGCAACGACAGTCCATTTCACAGACAAGCAGTGGCTTTGTGACTTCGGCTTCTTGGTGGATATTATGGACCACCTTCGAGAGCTCAGTGAGCTACTGAGAGTCAGTAAGGTCTTTGCTGCTGCTGCCTTTGACCATATCTGTACCTTTGAAGTGAAGCTGAATTTACTGCAGAGAcatattgaggaaaaaaatctaacacaCTTTGCAGCCTTCAGAGAAGTTGTTGATGAGCTTAAACAGCATCTTAAAGAAgatcaaaaaatatttgatcCTGATAGGTATCAAGTGGTGATCTGTCGTCTACAGAAAGAATTTGAGAGACATTTCAAGGACCTCAGATTCATTAAAAAGGACTTAGAACTGTTTGCAAATCCTTTTAACTTTAAACCTGAATATGCACCTATTTCGGTAAGGGTGGAGCTAACAAAACTTCAGGCGAATACTAACCTTTGGAATGAATACAGAGTCAAAGACTTGGGGCAGTTCTATGCTGGATTGTCTGCTGAATCTTACCCTATTATCAAAGGGGTTGCCTGTAAGGTGGCATCCTTGTTTGATAGTAATGAAATCTGCGAAAAGGCTTTTTCGTATTTGACTCGAAACCAACACACTTTGAGCCAGCCATTGACAGACGAGCATCTCCACGCCCTGTTTAGGATTGCCACAACTGAAATAGAGCCGCATTGGGATGACCTtgtgagaggaagaaatgaatcCAATCCATAA